Proteins from a genomic interval of Caldicellulosiruptor diazotrophicus:
- a CDS encoding sporulation protein YunB, producing the protein MRFYNYNRQRCQKALVLLAFLIFVLFSVTIFIEIWLENYLIGAFEDKAKQKIIEVTNQAILQVLQQQKIKYNDIVKVEKGERTSLIKIDTVVLNKEVANLILVINQKVKMLTPLEIKFRLGYIFNNIFFNKFGPLLKGNVIYVSAVSYNWQSDFNSAGINQTVHRIYLNLKFEGHFLFLREKRKVIMFQRIPIAENIYIGEVPNVYISK; encoded by the coding sequence ATGAGATTTTATAACTACAACAGGCAAAGGTGCCAAAAGGCATTAGTCCTTTTGGCTTTTTTAATCTTTGTATTATTTAGTGTAACTATCTTTATAGAGATTTGGTTGGAAAACTATCTAATAGGAGCATTTGAAGATAAGGCAAAACAAAAAATTATAGAGGTTACAAACCAAGCTATACTGCAGGTTTTGCAACAGCAAAAGATAAAATATAATGATATAGTCAAAGTGGAAAAAGGGGAAAGAACTTCACTTATAAAAATTGATACGGTAGTATTGAATAAAGAAGTTGCAAATTTAATTCTTGTAATAAACCAAAAGGTAAAAATGCTCACACCTCTTGAGATAAAATTTAGATTGGGCTATATTTTCAACAATATATTCTTTAATAAATTTGGCCCCCTCTTAAAAGGAAACGTAATCTATGTATCAGCAGTTTCATATAACTGGCAGTCTGACTTTAACTCAGCAGGAATCAATCAAACAGTTCACAGAATATATTTAAACTTGAAATTTGAAGGACACTTTTTATTTTTAAGGGAAAAAAGAAAAGTGATAATGTTTCAGCGCATCCCAATTGCTGAGAACATCTATATTGGAGAGGTACCAAATGTGTATATAAGCAAATAA
- a CDS encoding mannose-1-phosphate guanylyltransferase: MDWACILSGGAGVRLWPKSRKTFPKQFLQIIGDKSFLEMTYDRVKRIIPPEKIHIVTHINYREHLRILLPNVKEDNLIFEPEQKETLACVSLACIHILKKDPDSVLGIFPSDHFISKKDKFENAIKRGYEIAKKGYIICFGIAPTRGDTNYGYIKLGRELENGVFTVERFVEKPDAKRARYLVKSKYFWNSGIYIFKISVFLKELKRYMPHYYDIFMKIFSSISTESYIEELKKGYKLLDKISVDKAIMEKTKRLVVLTADFEWDDVGSWSAFERILTKDENGNVIKAEAILHETKNCIIFSDKFVIALGIKDIILISVDDAILVCHKSKEREIKEIIQTIALNEKYKKYL, encoded by the coding sequence ATGGACTGGGCTTGCATTTTGTCTGGCGGTGCGGGTGTCAGACTTTGGCCAAAGAGCAGAAAAACATTTCCAAAACAATTTTTACAAATTATAGGTGATAAAAGTTTTCTTGAAATGACCTATGACAGAGTAAAGAGAATAATACCGCCAGAGAAAATTCATATAGTCACCCATATAAATTACCGTGAACATCTCAGGATACTTTTACCGAATGTTAAGGAAGATAATTTAATTTTTGAACCTGAACAAAAAGAGACACTTGCGTGCGTAAGCTTGGCGTGTATTCATATTTTGAAAAAGGACCCAGATAGCGTTTTGGGAATTTTTCCTTCTGACCATTTCATTTCTAAAAAAGACAAATTTGAAAATGCCATAAAAAGAGGTTATGAGATTGCCAAAAAAGGCTATATAATCTGTTTTGGAATTGCTCCAACAAGAGGTGATACAAATTATGGATATATAAAGCTTGGAAGGGAACTTGAAAATGGAGTATTTACAGTAGAAAGATTTGTCGAAAAACCTGATGCAAAGAGGGCAAGGTATTTAGTAAAATCGAAGTACTTTTGGAATAGTGGCATTTACATCTTCAAAATTTCTGTATTTTTGAAAGAACTAAAGAGATACATGCCCCACTACTATGATATTTTTATGAAAATATTTTCTTCAATTTCCACCGAGAGTTACATTGAGGAGCTGAAAAAAGGGTATAAACTTTTGGATAAGATTTCTGTAGACAAGGCAATTATGGAAAAGACAAAAAGACTTGTTGTTTTGACAGCTGATTTTGAATGGGATGATGTTGGCAGCTGGTCTGCGTTTGAAAGGATTTTAACAAAAGATGAAAATGGAAATGTTATCAAGGCAGAAGCTATATTACATGAAACGAAAAACTGCATAATTTTTTCAGATAAATTTGTAATAGCTCTTGGGATAAAAGACATTATTCTCATTTCGGTTGACGATGCAATTCTTGTCTGTCACAAGTCAAAGGAAAGAGAGATTAAGGAGATAATTCAAACCATAGCGCTAAATGAAAAGTATAAAAAATATTTGTAA